A part of Candidatus Electrothrix aestuarii genomic DNA contains:
- the rplK gene encoding 50S ribosomal protein L11: protein MAKKIQAYIKLQIPAGKANPSPPVGPALGQHGVNIMDFCKAFNAKTQSEGDMIIPVVITVFNDRSFTFITKTPPASVLLFKAAGLQKGSSNPKKERVAEIGKDKIREIAEIKMPDLNAYTIEQAMKIVEGTARSCGITVLD, encoded by the coding sequence ATGGCAAAAAAAATTCAAGCATACATTAAGTTGCAAATACCGGCCGGTAAGGCCAATCCGTCCCCCCCGGTAGGACCGGCATTGGGTCAGCACGGTGTCAATATTATGGACTTCTGTAAAGCCTTCAATGCGAAGACTCAGTCAGAAGGTGATATGATCATTCCTGTAGTTATTACAGTTTTTAATGATCGTTCCTTTACCTTTATTACCAAGACACCACCTGCATCTGTTCTGCTTTTTAAAGCTGCTGGTCTTCAGAAAGGTTCCAGTAATCCGAAAAAAGAGCGTGTTGCTGAAATCGGAAAAGACAAGATTCGCGAGATTGCAGAAATTAAGATGCCGGATTTGAACGCATACACTATAGAGCAGGCAATGAAGATTGTCGAAGGTACAGCTCGTAGTTGTGGAATTACGGTTCTTGACTAA
- the nusG gene encoding transcription termination/antitermination protein NusG yields the protein MAKKWYIVHTHTGFEVKVKATLEDNIRQAGQEEFFGDILVPTEQVVEMVKGERKTSERKFFPGYILVQMEMNEHSWHTVMETQRVTGFVGVNSGQGAAASGEIYKLIPSLTDQEANKIIMRIEEGAEKPIPKVVFEVGDIVRVTEGPFANFEGTVDEVFPDKGRVRVMVSIFGRSTPVELEYMQVSNN from the coding sequence ATGGCAAAGAAATGGTATATAGTTCACACTCACACCGGCTTTGAGGTGAAGGTAAAAGCAACGCTTGAGGATAATATCAGGCAAGCTGGGCAGGAAGAATTCTTTGGGGATATCCTGGTTCCTACCGAGCAGGTTGTGGAGATGGTGAAAGGTGAGCGGAAGACTTCTGAGCGGAAGTTTTTCCCAGGCTATATACTGGTTCAGATGGAAATGAATGAGCATTCCTGGCACACTGTTATGGAAACCCAACGAGTCACAGGCTTTGTTGGGGTAAATAGTGGTCAGGGTGCAGCAGCCAGCGGTGAAATTTATAAGCTGATACCTTCGTTAACAGATCAGGAAGCGAACAAAATCATTATGCGCATTGAAGAAGGCGCAGAGAAACCCATACCTAAAGTAGTCTTTGAGGTAGGAGATATTGTTCGAGTGACTGAAGGTCCTTTTGCAAATTTTGAAGGAACCGTTGACGAGGTTTTTCCTGACAAGGGTAGGGTTCGGGTTATGGTCTCTATCTTTGGGCGTTCAACTCCCGTTGAGCTTGAATATATGCAGGTAAGCAATAATTAA
- the secE gene encoding preprotein translocase subunit SecE, translating to MSSKNKNNAKVSAAEEGASSFVLAPSNIRRFYHEVVAEFKKIVWPDRKVTFGLSGFVILLTVLLSIYLGAVDLILGKLVGLVLQ from the coding sequence ATGTCGAGTAAAAATAAAAATAATGCAAAAGTAAGCGCAGCAGAAGAAGGTGCTTCTTCCTTTGTGCTTGCTCCAAGTAACATTCGCCGTTTTTACCATGAGGTTGTCGCTGAATTTAAAAAAATTGTCTGGCCTGACCGCAAGGTAACTTTTGGGTTGTCAGGTTTTGTCATTCTACTGACTGTGCTGCTTTCCATTTATTTAGGGGCTGTTGATTTGATTCTTGGAAAGTTAGTAGGGCTGGTTCTGCAATAG
- the rpmG gene encoding 50S ribosomal protein L33 gives MRDIITLACMDCKQRNYTTTKNKRTIPHKLELKKYCPFCRTHTVHKETK, from the coding sequence ATGAGAGATATCATCACGCTGGCTTGTATGGACTGTAAGCAGAGAAACTATACAACCACAAAAAATAAAAGAACTATACCTCATAAGCTTGAGCTGAAAAAGTACTGCCCGTTCTGTAGAACGCATACAGTGCATAAAGAAACGAAATAG
- the tuf gene encoding elongation factor Tu, translating to MAKEKFERTKPHVNVGTIGHVDHGKTTLTAAITRVLSTKGQANFTDFSDIDKAPEEKERGITIATAHVEYESEGRHYAHVDCPGHADYIKNMITGAAQMDGAILVVAATDGPMPQTREHILLARQVGVPAMVVFLNKCDQVDDEELIELVEMELRELLDNYEFSGDDTPIIQGSALMALENPEDEGHTKCIWDLIEAVDSWVPEPERDVDKPFLMPVEDVFSISGRGTVATGRVESGIIKVGDEIEIVGIRETQKTTITGVEMFRKLLDEGQAGDNIGALLRGTKREEIVRGQVLAKPGSITPHKKFKAECYILTKEEGGRHTPFFNGYRPQFYFRTTDVTGICTLEDGVEMVMPGDNIHITGELITPIAMQEGLRFAIREGGRTVGAGVISEIIE from the coding sequence ATGGCAAAAGAGAAGTTTGAGCGGACGAAGCCGCATGTCAATGTTGGAACCATCGGTCATGTTGATCATGGGAAGACTACCCTGACGGCGGCTATCACGCGGGTGTTGTCAACAAAGGGTCAGGCTAACTTTACAGATTTTAGTGATATTGATAAGGCTCCTGAAGAAAAAGAGCGTGGTATTACTATCGCTACAGCTCATGTTGAGTATGAGAGTGAAGGGCGTCATTATGCCCATGTAGACTGTCCAGGCCATGCTGACTATATCAAGAATATGATTACTGGTGCTGCTCAGATGGATGGCGCTATTCTTGTTGTAGCTGCTACTGACGGTCCAATGCCACAGACTCGCGAGCATATCCTGCTGGCGCGTCAGGTTGGTGTTCCTGCAATGGTTGTTTTTCTGAATAAGTGTGATCAGGTTGATGATGAAGAGCTGATTGAACTTGTTGAGATGGAGCTTCGTGAGTTGCTGGATAATTATGAATTTTCAGGTGACGATACTCCAATTATCCAGGGGTCTGCCCTGATGGCTTTGGAAAATCCAGAGGATGAAGGTCACACTAAGTGCATCTGGGATCTGATCGAGGCTGTTGATTCCTGGGTTCCGGAACCGGAGCGTGATGTTGACAAACCTTTCCTGATGCCAGTTGAGGATGTTTTCTCTATCTCTGGTCGTGGTACTGTTGCTACTGGTCGTGTAGAGAGCGGTATTATTAAAGTCGGAGACGAGATTGAGATTGTTGGTATTCGTGAAACGCAGAAGACCACAATCACCGGTGTTGAGATGTTCCGCAAGCTTCTTGATGAAGGTCAGGCAGGTGATAACATCGGCGCGTTGTTGCGCGGTACCAAGCGTGAAGAAATTGTTCGCGGTCAGGTTCTTGCTAAGCCGGGTTCTATTACTCCGCATAAGAAATTTAAGGCCGAGTGTTATATTTTGACCAAAGAAGAGGGTGGTCGTCACACCCCGTTCTTTAACGGGTATCGTCCCCAGTTTTACTTTCGTACAACTGACGTGACCGGTATTTGTACTCTTGAGGACGGTGTAGAAATGGTAATGCCCGGAGATAATATTCATATCACGGGTGAGTTGATTACACCTATCGCTATGCAGGAAGGACTTCGCTTCGCTATCCGCGAGGGTGGTCGTACAGTAGGTGCTGGCGTAATTAGTGAGATTATCGAGTAA
- the qmoC gene encoding quinone-interacting membrane-bound oxidoreductase complex subunit QmoC, translating to MNVQPDIEFIKDMKEAGGDTLKKCFQCATCSVVCPLSTDENPFPRQQMIYSQWGLKDKLMGDPNTLLCHHCGDCTAYCPRGAKPGDVMGAIRAYAYKFYGWPAPLANLASSGKNLPFLVLIPAVVVLLVWLISGSHVLSAEEFLHAGYTNFFGGGYVSIFGIKLLTKNVTFINSFMIPTATLAAFASFKGVTALWKKMSDNAGVGEALYRPSVPQFVKEFLWPSVIEIVQHDRFKKCETNQDRVRGHQPLMWAFIALFFVTIYSLVSQDVLGRFWPSLHGPMSMMNPVKMVANVAAIALIVGIAILWGNRNQMVEKKQAGNTFYDWFLIWMIAGVGVTGLGAEILRLLGTVKLGYLVYYLHLVSVMMLFLYMPYTKFAHLVYRTCAMTFEKYRDSAYVKNPVNKG from the coding sequence ATGAACGTCCAACCAGATATTGAATTTATTAAGGACATGAAGGAGGCCGGGGGCGATACCCTGAAAAAATGCTTCCAGTGCGCCACCTGTTCCGTGGTCTGTCCTCTTTCCACCGATGAAAATCCTTTTCCCCGTCAGCAGATGATTTATTCGCAATGGGGATTGAAGGATAAATTGATGGGTGATCCTAACACGCTGCTCTGTCACCACTGCGGTGATTGTACAGCCTATTGCCCGCGCGGTGCAAAGCCGGGTGATGTCATGGGGGCAATTCGCGCCTATGCCTACAAATTTTATGGTTGGCCTGCGCCGTTGGCTAACTTAGCTTCATCAGGAAAGAACTTACCTTTTCTTGTTTTGATACCAGCCGTCGTGGTTCTCCTGGTGTGGCTGATTTCCGGCTCACATGTTCTTTCTGCGGAAGAGTTTCTTCATGCCGGTTATACTAATTTCTTTGGTGGAGGCTATGTAAGCATCTTCGGCATTAAGCTGTTGACCAAGAACGTGACTTTTATTAACTCCTTTATGATTCCCACCGCTACCTTGGCGGCTTTTGCCTCCTTTAAAGGGGTGACAGCGCTGTGGAAGAAGATGAGTGATAACGCTGGCGTTGGTGAAGCCCTGTATCGTCCTTCGGTTCCTCAGTTTGTCAAAGAATTTCTCTGGCCTTCTGTTATCGAGATTGTTCAGCATGATCGCTTCAAGAAATGCGAGACCAATCAGGATCGAGTTCGTGGTCATCAGCCGCTGATGTGGGCCTTTATTGCGCTGTTCTTCGTTACGATCTACTCATTGGTTTCTCAGGATGTTCTCGGTCGCTTTTGGCCGTCATTGCATGGACCTATGTCTATGATGAATCCTGTAAAGATGGTAGCTAACGTTGCTGCGATCGCGTTGATTGTCGGTATTGCCATTCTCTGGGGCAATCGCAATCAAATGGTAGAGAAGAAGCAGGCTGGTAATACCTTCTATGACTGGTTTCTGATCTGGATGATTGCCGGAGTTGGTGTAACCGGTCTGGGTGCCGAGATATTGCGCCTGTTAGGGACAGTAAAGCTGGGATACCTTGTTTATTACCTGCATTTGGTATCTGTTATGATGCTGTTCCTCTATATGCCCTACACTAAATTTGCGCATCTGGTTTATAGAACTTGTGCAATGACCTTTGAGAAGTACAGAGACTCTGCGTATGTGAAAAACCCGGTAAATAAGGGATAA
- a CDS encoding FAD-dependent oxidoreductase gives MDKVYGAYLCTGCSIGDVLDVDGLKSAASETGMEMQEHACLCGEEGQALIKKDIEEKGVNTVVVCACSPRVMQDTFSYGEGTITIRGNLREHVAWTAQPDEEDETAAEFLQEVGEDYVRMAVTRAKKSEVPVPYQMEQITKSILVMGGGIAGLTAATEAAKAGYEVTIIEKTDKLGGKALGWRKMFPTSYPYSELEEPNIEQMIAAVTSNDKITIKTETEVARISGAPGEFRVTLKAAGTKSEWDAPAKVGVDERDKIEKGEMEDPNDGLKVYTETNPDAELVGAVVLATGWRPADVSEFEHLGHGTLQNVVTNAEFERLAKQGKVPAKVAFIQSPGSTDNDRDFPYCNSVTSMVALKQAQYVCDDNGDNAQAYILYQHMRTPGNTELFYKGMQQRDGVFMTKATVTKVEEAGGSLKVSAENTLLGEDLELNVDMVVLAAGMVPTTVDESTINLAYRQGPGFLDLDLFDGYADSHFICFPYETRRTGVYACGGVRKAETMEETIDDATGAALKAIQCIESADRGVAVHPRSGDQTYPDFFFQRCTQCKRCTEECPFGALDDDAKGTPLPNPTRCRRCGTCMGACPERIIGFADYNVDMIGSMVKSIEVPDDDEDKLRIAVFVCENDAYPAIDMSGMRHNKMNTLVRFIPVRCLGSVNMVWIKDAMSSGMDGVLLLGCRYGDNYQCHFVKGSEIASKRMENIGETLGTLGLEPERCAAEQVAISDYDKIPEIIDEFVESIIEMGPNPFKGF, from the coding sequence ATGGATAAAGTATATGGTGCGTATCTTTGCACAGGGTGCAGTATCGGTGACGTTCTTGATGTTGATGGTCTGAAGAGCGCTGCTTCTGAAACCGGTATGGAGATGCAGGAGCATGCCTGTCTCTGCGGTGAAGAAGGTCAGGCTCTGATCAAGAAGGATATAGAGGAAAAAGGTGTTAACACTGTTGTTGTTTGCGCCTGTTCTCCTCGGGTAATGCAGGACACCTTTAGCTATGGCGAAGGAACTATTACCATTCGTGGTAACCTGCGTGAGCATGTTGCATGGACTGCTCAGCCAGATGAGGAAGACGAGACAGCAGCCGAGTTCCTGCAGGAAGTCGGTGAGGACTATGTCCGCATGGCAGTAACCCGCGCTAAGAAGAGCGAGGTGCCTGTTCCTTATCAGATGGAGCAGATCACCAAGAGCATTCTGGTGATGGGTGGTGGTATTGCCGGTTTGACTGCTGCAACTGAAGCAGCAAAGGCTGGCTACGAAGTAACCATCATAGAAAAAACTGACAAGCTGGGCGGTAAGGCTCTGGGATGGCGTAAGATGTTCCCTACTTCTTATCCGTACAGCGAGCTGGAAGAGCCGAACATTGAGCAGATGATCGCAGCTGTTACCAGCAATGACAAGATCACCATTAAAACCGAAACCGAGGTTGCCCGTATTAGCGGTGCGCCTGGTGAATTCCGGGTTACCCTGAAGGCCGCTGGTACTAAGTCTGAGTGGGATGCTCCGGCAAAAGTTGGTGTTGACGAGCGTGATAAGATTGAGAAAGGGGAGATGGAAGATCCCAATGACGGTCTGAAAGTCTACACCGAGACCAACCCTGATGCTGAGTTAGTTGGTGCTGTTGTACTGGCTACAGGCTGGCGTCCGGCAGATGTTTCTGAATTCGAGCACTTGGGACACGGCACCCTGCAGAACGTTGTGACCAATGCTGAGTTTGAGCGTCTGGCAAAACAGGGGAAAGTACCTGCCAAGGTTGCCTTTATTCAGAGCCCTGGTAGCACCGATAATGATCGTGACTTCCCGTACTGTAACTCCGTTACCTCTATGGTTGCTCTGAAGCAGGCTCAGTATGTCTGTGATGACAACGGTGATAATGCCCAGGCCTATATTCTCTATCAGCATATGCGTACCCCGGGGAATACCGAGTTGTTCTATAAGGGGATGCAGCAGCGTGATGGTGTCTTCATGACCAAGGCGACTGTCACTAAGGTGGAAGAAGCTGGCGGGAGCCTAAAGGTGAGTGCCGAGAATACCCTGCTGGGCGAAGACCTTGAGCTTAACGTGGACATGGTTGTTCTGGCAGCCGGTATGGTTCCGACCACCGTAGACGAGTCCACCATTAACCTGGCCTATCGTCAGGGACCGGGCTTCCTGGACCTGGATCTTTTTGATGGGTATGCTGATTCGCACTTCATCTGCTTTCCATACGAGACCCGCCGTACCGGCGTCTACGCCTGTGGTGGCGTTCGTAAAGCAGAGACTATGGAAGAGACCATTGATGATGCCACCGGTGCTGCACTGAAGGCTATTCAATGTATTGAGTCTGCTGATCGTGGTGTGGCGGTTCATCCGCGTTCCGGTGATCAGACCTATCCTGATTTCTTCTTCCAGCGTTGTACCCAGTGTAAGCGCTGTACAGAGGAATGCCCCTTTGGCGCTCTGGATGATGATGCCAAGGGAACCCCGCTGCCTAACCCGACCCGTTGTCGTCGTTGCGGTACCTGTATGGGTGCTTGCCCTGAGCGTATTATCGGTTTTGCAGATTACAACGTCGATATGATCGGCTCTATGGTTAAGTCCATCGAAGTTCCGGATGATGATGAGGATAAGCTCCGCATCGCAGTTTTTGTCTGCGAGAACGATGCGTACCCTGCAATCGATATGTCTGGTATGCGCCACAACAAGATGAATACTCTGGTCCGTTTCATTCCGGTCCGTTGTCTTGGTTCCGTGAATATGGTTTGGATCAAGGATGCGATGTCCTCGGGTATGGACGGTGTTCTGCTCCTCGGTTGTCGCTACGGCGATAACTACCAGTGTCATTTTGTCAAAGGCTCTGAAATCGCCAGTAAGCGTATGGAGAATATCGGTGAAACCCTGGGGACCCTGGGGCTTGAGCCGGAGCGTTGTGCTGCCGAGCAGGTAGCTATCTCCGACTACGATAAGATTCCTGAAATTATTGACGAGTTTGTTGAGTCGATTATTGAGATGGGGCCGAACCCGTTCAAGGGCTTCTAA
- a CDS encoding FAD-dependent oxidoreductase, which translates to MSDASKTGAVLVVGGGISGLTAALEAAEVGNDVYIIEKNPYFGGRVAQLNQYFPKLCPPTCGLEINFKRVKNNRKIRPYTMTTVKSVSGGPGNYEVTLETAPRYVNSNCTACGDCAEACTDEIDNAFNLGMNKSKAIYLPHEMAFPRRYVLEKDACSADSLEAIKGACKYNAIDTEMAAETFTLNVSSIVWATGWNPYDRSKLENLKPESSPAIISNMMMERMAAPNGPTGGKILRPGDDKEIESIAFVQCAGSRDENHLEYCSYICCMATFKQMTYVRERYPDAKIYVFYIDLRTPGKYEHFREQLRTYENAEFIKGKVADIVAETDGGVTVVAEDAVGGGKVQQKVDMCVLATGMQPALGEQGQALGLKMDGNGFVVSEPEKGMIAAGCAKSASDVYTSTQSATAAALKAIQNAQ; encoded by the coding sequence ATGAGTGATGCTTCAAAAACTGGTGCGGTACTGGTTGTTGGCGGCGGTATTAGCGGTTTGACCGCTGCGCTGGAAGCTGCGGAAGTGGGTAATGATGTCTATATTATCGAAAAAAATCCGTACTTCGGCGGCCGTGTGGCCCAGCTGAACCAGTATTTCCCGAAACTTTGTCCCCCCACCTGCGGATTAGAAATCAATTTCAAGCGGGTAAAGAACAACCGGAAAATCCGTCCTTACACTATGACCACGGTCAAGTCAGTGTCTGGCGGACCGGGTAACTACGAGGTGACGCTGGAGACAGCTCCTCGTTATGTCAACTCCAATTGTACAGCTTGCGGAGATTGCGCCGAGGCATGCACCGACGAGATTGATAATGCCTTTAACCTGGGCATGAACAAAAGCAAGGCGATTTACCTGCCCCATGAGATGGCTTTCCCTCGACGTTATGTGTTGGAAAAAGATGCCTGTTCTGCTGATAGTCTAGAGGCTATTAAAGGTGCTTGTAAGTACAATGCCATTGATACCGAGATGGCTGCCGAAACCTTTACATTAAATGTAAGTTCTATTGTCTGGGCAACAGGTTGGAATCCGTATGATCGGAGCAAACTTGAGAACCTGAAGCCTGAGTCTTCTCCTGCCATTATCAGCAATATGATGATGGAGCGCATGGCTGCACCCAATGGACCGACGGGTGGAAAGATCCTGCGTCCTGGTGATGACAAAGAGATTGAGTCTATCGCATTTGTTCAGTGTGCTGGTTCGCGTGATGAGAATCACCTGGAATATTGTTCCTACATCTGCTGTATGGCTACTTTTAAGCAGATGACTTATGTTCGTGAGCGCTATCCTGATGCCAAGATCTATGTTTTCTACATTGATCTGCGTACTCCTGGTAAGTATGAGCATTTCCGTGAGCAACTCAGAACCTATGAAAATGCAGAGTTCATCAAAGGAAAGGTTGCTGATATCGTTGCTGAAACTGATGGCGGTGTAACCGTTGTGGCTGAGGATGCAGTTGGTGGCGGCAAGGTGCAGCAGAAGGTTGATATGTGCGTTTTGGCCACAGGCATGCAGCCTGCTCTTGGTGAGCAAGGTCAGGCCCTTGGGCTGAAGATGGACGGCAACGGTTTTGTTGTTTCTGAGCCGGAGAAAGGTATGATCGCCGCCGGTTGCGCCAAGTCAGCATCCGATGTGTACACCAGTACGCAATCTGCTACTGCCGCAGCTCTTAAAGCAATCCAGAACGCACAGTAG
- the aprA gene encoding adenylyl-sulfate reductase subunit alpha yields MALPNKPKGELAAIANPEIVEHETDVLIVGGGMGACGAAFEIKKWAPADLKIQLVDKASMERSGAVAQGLSAINTYIGENEIENYVKMVRNDLMGVVREDLIYDLGRHVDESVKLFEEWGLPIWKKDENGENLDGAKPAPTLREGGQPVRTGKWQIMINGESYKCIVAEAAKKALGEENIMERIFIVKMLLDKNKENHIAGAVGFSTRENKVHVFKCKTALVACGGAVNIFRPRSTGEGKGRAWYPVWNAGSTYTMCAQVGATLTMMENRFTPARFKDGYGPVGAWFLLFKAKVQNGNGEFYANTDAVKEELSKFMPYGQSAVTPTCLRNHLMLNELKEGRGPIYMATDVALNAFLDERRDAGMDEKSVKKFWKHLESEAWEDFLDMSVGQAGLWAGMNIEPEKVGSEIMPTEPYMLGSHSGCCGIWTSGPDEDWVPTVDGPRSHQYKWGYNRMTTVDGLFTAGDGVGASGHKFSSGSHTEGRIVGKQMVKYCRDNADFQPELAQTAEELAAEIYAPVTRYLEHVGATTHQDVNPNYCKPTGLMMRLMKATDEYGGGVATYYMTSGKLLNICLDLLRMLREDAEKMAAGDLHELMRAWENYHRIWCVETHIRHIEFRKESRYPGFYYRSDFPTCDDENWKAFVNSTFDPKTQEWKCEKVECINIVETDPWI; encoded by the coding sequence ATGGCGTTACCAAATAAGCCGAAAGGTGAGCTGGCTGCTATTGCCAACCCTGAGATTGTAGAGCATGAGACTGATGTGCTGATCGTCGGTGGCGGTATGGGAGCTTGTGGTGCAGCTTTTGAGATCAAAAAGTGGGCACCTGCTGATCTGAAAATTCAGCTGGTTGATAAGGCTTCCATGGAGCGTTCTGGTGCTGTTGCTCAGGGGCTTTCTGCTATCAATACCTATATCGGTGAGAATGAGATTGAGAACTACGTAAAGATGGTCCGTAACGACCTGATGGGCGTTGTTCGTGAGGATTTGATCTACGATCTCGGACGTCACGTGGATGAGTCTGTTAAGCTGTTCGAAGAGTGGGGTCTGCCCATTTGGAAGAAAGACGAGAACGGCGAGAACCTGGACGGTGCTAAGCCTGCTCCGACCCTGCGTGAGGGTGGACAGCCTGTACGTACCGGTAAATGGCAGATCATGATCAACGGTGAGTCTTATAAGTGCATCGTTGCTGAGGCTGCTAAGAAGGCTCTGGGTGAAGAGAACATCATGGAGCGTATCTTCATCGTGAAGATGCTGCTCGACAAGAACAAAGAGAACCACATTGCTGGTGCTGTTGGTTTCTCTACCCGTGAGAACAAAGTTCATGTATTCAAATGTAAGACTGCTCTGGTAGCTTGCGGTGGTGCGGTAAACATCTTCCGTCCTCGTTCTACTGGTGAGGGTAAAGGTCGAGCATGGTACCCAGTATGGAACGCAGGTTCTACCTACACCATGTGTGCTCAGGTTGGTGCTACCCTGACCATGATGGAAAATCGTTTCACCCCGGCTCGTTTCAAAGATGGTTATGGTCCTGTTGGTGCTTGGTTCCTTCTGTTCAAGGCTAAAGTACAGAATGGTAACGGTGAGTTCTACGCCAATACCGACGCTGTAAAGGAAGAGCTGTCTAAGTTCATGCCTTACGGTCAGTCTGCTGTTACCCCGACCTGTCTGCGTAACCACCTGATGCTTAATGAGCTGAAGGAAGGACGTGGTCCGATCTACATGGCTACCGACGTAGCGCTGAACGCCTTCTTGGATGAGCGTCGTGACGCTGGCATGGACGAGAAGTCCGTAAAGAAATTCTGGAAGCATCTTGAGTCTGAGGCTTGGGAAGATTTCCTGGATATGTCCGTTGGTCAGGCTGGTCTGTGGGCCGGTATGAACATTGAGCCGGAGAAAGTTGGTTCTGAAATTATGCCGACCGAACCGTACATGCTCGGATCTCACTCCGGTTGTTGCGGTATCTGGACCTCTGGACCGGACGAAGATTGGGTTCCAACCGTTGATGGTCCTCGTTCACATCAGTACAAATGGGGCTACAACCGTATGACCACCGTTGATGGTCTGTTCACCGCTGGTGATGGTGTTGGTGCTTCTGGTCATAAGTTTTCCTCTGGTTCACACACCGAAGGTCGTATCGTTGGTAAGCAGATGGTGAAATACTGTCGCGACAACGCTGATTTCCAGCCTGAGTTGGCGCAGACTGCTGAAGAGCTGGCTGCTGAGATCTACGCCCCGGTAACCCGCTACCTGGAGCACGTAGGTGCAACCACCCATCAGGATGTCAACCCCAACTACTGCAAGCCGACCGGTCTGATGATGCGTCTCATGAAGGCTACCGATGAGTACGGTGGTGGTGTTGCAACCTACTACATGACCTCTGGTAAGCTTCTGAACATCTGTTTGGATCTCCTCCGTATGCTGCGTGAAGATGCTGAGAAGATGGCTGCTGGCGACCTGCATGAGCTGATGCGCGCTTGGGAAAACTACCACCGTATCTGGTGTGTTGAGACCCACATTCGTCACATCGAGTTCCGTAAAGAGTCCCGCTACCCGGGCTTCTACTATCGCTCTGACTTCCCGACCTGTGATGACGAGAACTGGAAGGCTTTCGTTAACTCCACCTTCGATCCGAAGACCCAGGAGTGGAAGTGTGAGAAAGTTGAGTGTATCAACATCGTAGAGACCGATCCGTGGATCTAA
- the aprB gene encoding adenylyl-sulfate reductase subunit beta has translation MPSYVNPEKCDGCKGGDKTACMYICPNDLMVLNTEEMKAYNQEPDACWECYSCVKICPQGAIAVRGYDDFVPMGGQVHPMRSSDSIMWTIKFRNGNVKRFKFPIRTTAEGSANAYPDEKGVNLDDECLTLETELKKPTMLA, from the coding sequence ATGCCAAGTTACGTAAATCCAGAGAAATGTGATGGTTGCAAGGGTGGTGATAAAACCGCTTGTATGTACATCTGCCCCAATGACCTGATGGTGCTGAACACCGAAGAGATGAAGGCGTACAATCAGGAACCGGATGCATGCTGGGAGTGTTACTCCTGTGTTAAGATCTGTCCGCAGGGTGCTATCGCTGTTCGCGGTTATGATGACTTCGTACCTATGGGCGGTCAGGTACATCCTATGCGTTCTTCTGACTCCATTATGTGGACCATCAAATTCCGTAACGGCAATGTCAAGCGTTTTAAGTTCCCGATCCGCACAACTGCTGAAGGTAGTGCTAACGCTTATCCTGATGAGAAAGGTGTAAATCTGGATGACGAGTGCCTGACGCTTGAGACTGAGCTGAAAAAGCCCACCATGCTTGCTTAG